The Plasmodium brasilianum strain Bolivian I chromosome 11, whole genome shotgun sequence nucleotide sequence ACTGTTTTTGATATGCACCACGCATATGCACATAAACAAGTAGacacatacacatgtacacgTATACCCATATAcatagacaaaaaaaaaaaaaaaaaaaaaatgccaATGCATTTATCGCATTTGTCAATCTTATTTGTCTTTCTTCAGTTAAgcgttatatattttatatattaaaaaaataattagtttattatatatgtgatGCGTGCGCGTTCCACAGCTATATgttgtgtatatgtatatatttatttatatattgtatatatgtgttgtggtatatacatatatgtatacaagtCGCGTAGTATATAAATCGcgtaatatttaaaaaactgCCCATCATTTGGCAGAAATGTTgtaattatgtttttaattaaaccttttaatttttaaagtataataatgtcccattccctttttttattaaaatatacatattttgtaTCATGGTAGTTTGACTGATACCTGCTTGTGCATGagcgtataaatatatgtatttatatcaggtgttatatatatatatatatatatatatatatgtgcatgtgcaACTTTTCTTGTTTAACCAACGTTAACTTTTGTACAGATCTTCTTGATCTCGCATTTAAATTTAAGTTTGATAAGTATACACAAAAATGAATACATAaggtatatatgcatatttataattaaaaatcgttatattttattgagctccatttaaaaaaaaaaattacttggCGCTTTTATCATTAAGGGTGAATATAAAGTAACGCATCCTTTTGTTAAGCGCATTCTTGTcataaatcatatataaacagAATTAATTAATCTGCCGAATGCGCAgtcgaattttttttttttcattttgttatgGTTTATCACATTTATGTAAGTATCCGCATAATATAAATGGGCAAATGCACACATGCTCTGTGTGCCAACTTTTCAGAGGGTGTACCTGCTGACActgatattttaaaaacaagCACCAAATAATAGCACCCatcgtaatattttttgctaataaccttaataatatgatatatataatattctctTTAAAAGATGGTTAGTAAGAGTAAAATACACTTCCTTGGCATGAGGAGAAACATgtaacataattattttacagaagaaagaagaaaaatagtgaaaacataaaaatatattatttatatatacgtatatatatatatatatataaaagtagtatatataaaggCACGTGtcacaaaaaattataacgtaaaattatgaattaacAATTACccaaaagaaatatatgaaaaagagCATCCCACATTTTAAGCTAATAGATAgaatgaagagaaaaaaaaaattgttatactGCAAAATATGAATGGtgtacaaataaaatgaaaatacaaaTGTGTTTTAATATGAAGAgatgttatatattactcTAACGTAATTTTCCAATtgctaaaaataaaaaatatataaatcataTGCGTATTTAAGGTGGCTCAGTAATTAAGATTTTTAGCGCAAATAATCGGATTTTTTCATCGAGTTTTTTCGTCTCATTTTGTAGCATATACAACAAAATGGCCAAAAATTTGGACaacatacgtacgtacataaatagtacgtacatatatacgtacttaCACAATGCATACAAAGtatttacatatgtgcatatatttacgtatgcCCGTATACCCTGTTTGTTACTTTGAAAAAGTTACATGAACTGCGATTTATCCgctcttcattttttccagaaatcaaaaatggtaaatattttatattggaTAGtatatcttaattttttgtaatatataatttatacatatgcgtacatgcttgtgtgtatgtatgtatatattctttttttattctcgCACACACTTAAAATGCTAAGATGTTTTAACAAATTTCACTTCAACTGTGCAAGAGATATTAACAGCAAACATCGGGGGATCATTAACTGTATGAAGGGGCTTATGAATTATGCTGGGCAAGCGAAcgaatattttgaaaaaataaacgagGAGTACAAAAATGCACAACGGCTTATTCcgttaaatgaaaatgagacattaaaaataagaaatttgttaattaaaattacaaatgaaaaagggTTACTTAACAAAATTGCACAGTTGTATAGcattcctttattttttttaatggaCAATGATGTtcgaaataattttttgaaatgtcTCAGTGAAGATACTACTCATTCCTATGAGTTAAGAGAGTTGCTTATGAACGAATTTAACAGCGAAggtggtaataataattataataacttctatattaaaaataatagtgttttaaaaaatggaactGAAATGGAAAGTTTAGAATGTAAAAAagatgatataataaaaaaggaggaaattcgttatggaaaaattttcaccatttttcaaaattttataaaaaaatactactACAAACAATggattttttatgaacatgtaagaaaaatatgtgaTTTTACAGAAgtaaatgaatttataaaaaaaaggaaaacaacaaggaaattatatttatatgttggTCCAACGAATAGTGGTAAGACATATGAAGCTTTTACCAAATTAATTCAGTCAAAAAATGGGTTATATTGTGCCCCTTTAAGATTGCTAGCATGGgaaatacacaaaaaattaataaaattaaataaagttgtaaatttattaacaGGTCAGGAAAtagccaaaaaaaaagacaattCACATACAGTTTGTACAATTGAAATGACtcctttaaataaaaattatgattgTGCAATTATTGATGAAATTCAAATGATTAATGATAGCATCCGAGGATATGCTTGGACAAATGTAttgataaatttaaaatgtgaaaagatatatttatgtggTAGTGAATATATTGTAcacttaattaaaaatttatctgatatattaaatgatcaattaattataaaacgATTTAATCGATTAACCAAATTGGAGTTACAGGAGCATAcagaaaatttagaaaatctTAAAACAGGTGATTGTATAATAACATTTTCAAGAAGCaatattatgttattaaaaaaaaagtgtgaacaattaaaaaaaagagtttttattatttatgggTCTTTACCCCCAGAAACTAAGAAGAAACAAATAGAGTTGTTTAACAATTATTGTAACTTAGGTAAAGAAGATAAGGAAGTAGGAAACAGCTCAATGGATACTAGGATAACTACTTTAAATGGTAGAAATAAAGACATGCTTAATGAAAAAGATTATAGTGATAAGGAAACTATTTTAATTGCTACAGATGTTATAGGTATGGGTCTGAATATTAGCATAAAGaggatattattttattctttgaaaaaatatgatggAGATAATTTAAGGTATTTAAGTATTTCTGAAATTTTGCAAATATCAGGAAGAGCTGGTAGGTATGATGAAAAGTGCACAGAAAAAATAGTTGGTTATATAACTTGTGTGCATTTAGAGGACCTAAACAtgttaagaaatatttttaaaaatagaaatctTTGCCATTTAACTGGGAATGAACAAGTagaaagaagaaagaatATTTCAACTGTCGATCGTACCGAATTTTCAAACGAGATAAATGAAGATTTTAGCCAAccttacaaatatatttataatggcACGTGCACTTATCTTAGCAGTGTGTTAAACATAGTGTGTCGTCAAAACAACCACGAGTTATGTACTTCCTCTGTAACATCAGTCAGCAACGGGCGTATGAAACATGATGCACCTGCAAAGGTCAGAATTGAATCAAACACAAACGATGATAATAGAGATTATGCTGCTAATAATTACGATAATGTTGCTAATAATTATGATGGTGATACTAATTACGATGGGCGAAGCTTCTTACACAAAAACGAACGTAGCGTACCGTTACGTGCAGGATATTTTCCCGATTTTGGTACTATCGAAAATTTAGGAAGAATATTAGAATATGAACACAAGGCAAACATACAATTACATGAAATATTGGAAATACTAGTTGATTATTTAAAGttaaatgattatttttttttaaccaaaaattataaccaaatgatatttattgctaaatttttaaaacatataaatatggaaaaacgaattttgtttatatataccttAGCTcctattaatataaataatgtaattattttaaatgtaatgaAAACATTTTCTATGTGTCATAGTATACTTGGGTATGTTGATTTTTTTGAATGTGTAGATCGCGATGTCCTACCTACACTATCTGAggaacaaaattttaaaagtgaAACTAATCATTATGATGAAGATATGATGGGAAAGGTACCCTTACTTGTGGGAAACGATACCATTGTCAATAATTCTACTGTTTTGGTCGACACGGATAGCGAAAATGTAAACATCAACCAGATAAGCATCGAATGCATACGAAGTAAACGTATAAGCAGCGAACGTGTAAGCAGCGAACGTATAATAAGTAAACGTATAAGCAGTGAACATGTAATAAGTGAACACATATACAATGATCATATAAagaatgaacaaataaataactgCAACAATCCACATAACAATCTCCCTGCGTTTGGTGTCAGATTCCCATTAAACACGCCCTCAAAAGATGGTCAACCCCTAAGTAGTTGTTCTTCAGGGGATAATTACTATACCAACATAGGTTTTGACGAGTATACCAAAGTATTAGAAGTTTACTATGAAATAATTGATTTATTCTGCTGGTTGCATACAAAATttcctaatatatataaaaatataaatttagtaaacgacgaaaaaaataaagtttctACTGAAATTATTCACATGTTAACAAAATGTTAACAAAACCGTTAAAAGAGAGAAATAAATTAGTTAAGGAGAGTAAACCCCTACTTCATATAAGGAGGATCCATATTTTGCAGCTAGCCAgaatgattaaaaaaatgaggtATGGCGTATGTACAACTCATGTGATATGTACACGgattatgtgtatatatatacacatagaATTCACGTACacaacacatatatatgatacaTACACGCATGATACGTGTGTGCgtttttctctattttcttgtaactattttttttagaattatttcatttcgtGTTTTTATGTGATATTCACATCATCCTGATTACTCGTATCTTCTGATGGCAGTGGTGGGGGGTTCGTTTCCGGGGCTGACGCATGAGCGAGCACATCATCTGCATAGTTCATAGGTATTTGCGACcaatctataaaaaaaaaaaaaaaaaaatgtaataccGATAACAGTTGTACGTAGCAACGACAGTAGTAATAACAGTATCAGTAACAATAGCAATTTGGTAAAAACACATTTCTCATTACGCCATCAAATATGGGCGACGAgtaatacatttacatacaaTCGATGGAACGTAATTTAAGCTTGCACGTATGCGCACACTTGCATTGGCGCAGGCATCCTCATGAATGAACTCAGATGAGCTAAAATTCGTATGCTTACTCTGAAAACCCTGCAAGTATAACGGGTCTATGGGCATTTGTTGATTAGATGGAACCTGTTGACCATTCGGATAGGGCAAGGAACCATTTTGCATCATTCCGTTGTTCATAAAtgggaaattaaaaaaatttggtaACATTGGCAAAGGTGGGTTTAAAGGAATATTATTTACACTTTGATAGTTCACGTTTGAATTGAAATTTTTTCCGTTAGCATTTCGCATAGAAGCattaatgttaatattaCTGTTGTTACTATTTCTATTACTTTTAGATAGGGgatcataaaaattttgtgaATTAAACGCTCTTAATTCATCATTAAATGAGTTATTATTACCTTGTCctaaaggaataaaatttggattgttcatatttttactgTTTATTGGTggcattatattattaacgtttttattactgttttgaaatttattattgaaaTCTAGGAAGTCTATTGTTGGATCATTAAAATTGTTGAAGCTATTAGTTGGTATTGTAAAATCACCACTCGGGTTAATGCTAACGTTACTAGTAGCATTATTTCCAATggtattattactaataatatTGTTAGTATTTCcactgttactgttatttCCGTATGTAATTTCATTTGTCTTTTTGCCTGACTCAACAAATTGGGGACTGCTATTTTCCTTATCCGTGTTTAACTCACTCATCATTTTTTGATATTCCAtatcaattttaattttttcatatttatttgtttgatTAAATTGATGATTTTTCACCTTATCATAAGGAGGCGGAGGTGTACCACCAGGTGGTGGTGCAGGTATGTTATTATTAGAGGTATCAAaatcatttttcttaaaattattttgttttgctaATTTACAATCAAGGGTTATATGCCCATGATCTCCACataaattacatttaatttctggttttttaaaattttgtaaattcatattttctgGGCACTCAAATGTTAAATGAGTAGAAGAATTGCAGATTGAACATCTTTGTGTTTCTAAttgatttaaatttatacCATTAACTAAAGCTAATTGTTctaatcctttttttttatattcttcatGTAAAGGGTGAAATGGGTCTAATAAAGGAGTTATTAAACTTACAGCTTTTTCTACGCATTCTTCTGTATCAGCTGATATATGAACATGTTTCGGCATATTTGCCTCTATATCTGTCTGATGATCTgtttttttcccttctttTTGCGTACCTTTACCTCTTATACTAATTTGTGCACCACTTTCTGCTTCTAATCTTTTATGATTACAACCACGTGGGCCTATAATTAATcccataaaattatattcagGATATTTATCCATTggtatttctatttttcttattttttttattggttTATAATTTGGTGGAGCTACAAACCCTTTGA carries:
- a CDS encoding ATP-dependent RNA helicase SUV3 encodes the protein MLRCFNKFHFNCARDINSKHRGIINCMKGLMNYAGQANEYFEKINEEYKNAQRLIPLNENETLKIRNLLIKITNEKGLLNKIAQLYSIPLFFLMDNDVRNNFLKCLSEDTTHSYELRELLMNEFNSEGGNNNYNNFYIKNNSVLKNGTEMESLECKKDDIIKKEEIRYGKIFTIFQNFIKKYYYKQWIFYEHVRKICDFTEVNEFIKKRKTTRKLYLYVGPTNSGKTYEAFTKLIQSKNGLYCAPLRLLAWEIHKKLIKLNKVVNLLTGQEIAKKKDNSHTVCTIEMTPLNKNYDCAIIDEIQMINDSIRGYAWTNVLINLKCEKIYLCGSEYIVHLIKNLSDILNDQLIIKRFNRLTKLELQEHTENLENLKTGDCIITFSRSNIMLLKKKCEQLKKRVFIIYGSLPPETKKKQIELFNNYCNLGKEDKEVGNSSMDTRITTLNGRNKDMLNEKDYSDKETILIATDVIGMGLNISIKRILFYSLKKYDGDNLRYLSISEILQISGRAGRYDEKCTEKIVGYITCVHLEDLNMLRNIFKNRNLCHLTGNEQVERRKNISTVDRTEFSNEINEDFSQPYKYIYNGTCTYLSSVLNIVCRQNNHELCTSSVTSVSNGRMKHDAPAKVRIESNTNDDNRDYAANNYDNVANNYDGDTNYDGRSFLHKNERSVPLRAGYFPDFGTIENLGRILEYEHKANIQLHEILEILVDYLKLNDYFFLTKNYNQMIFIAKFLKHINMEKRILFIYTLAPININNVIILNVMKTFSMCHSILGYVDFFECVDRDVLPTLSEEQNFKSETNHYDEDMMGKVPLLVGNDTIVNNSTVLVDTDSENVNINQISIECIRSKRISSERVSSERIISKRISSEHVISEHIYNDHIKNEQINNCNNPHNNLPAFGVRFPLNTPSKDGQPLSSCSSGDNYYTNIGFDEYTKVLEVYYEIIDLFCWLHTKFPNIYKNINLVNDEKNKVSTEIIHMLTKC
- a CDS encoding splicing factor-like protein 1, yielding MYYDPLVALVNLSPVEKLCDDHSKKKSRWGNILSNTALEDKVVPSKWGAEDYKPYLPLPFVDFPPGLTPSQLDQFLREQRYDELTKKLNKGELEYVDPDIRPASPPPIYDKNGSRINTREARIKNSMIEEHHRLVEYLLKHVKGFVAPPNYKPIKKIRKIEIPMDKYPEYNFMGLIIGPRGCNHKRLEAESGAQISIRGKGTQKEGKKTDHQTDIEANMPKHVHISADTEECVEKAVSLITPLLDPFHPLHEEYKKKGLEQLALVNGINLNQLETQRCSICNSSTHLTFECPENMNLQNFKKPEIKCNLCGDHGHITLDCKLAKQNNFKKNDFDTSNNNIPAPPPGGTPPPPYDKVKNHQFNQTNKYEKIKIDMEYQKMMSELNTDKENSSPQFVESGKKTNEITYGNNSNSGNTNNIISNNTIGNNATSNVSINPSGDFTIPTNSFNNFNDPTIDFLDFNNKFQNSNKNVNNIMPPINSKNMNNPNFIPLGQGNNNSFNDELRAFNSQNFYDPLSKSNRNSNNSNININASMRNANGKNFNSNVNYQSVNNIPLNPPLPMLPNFFNFPFMNNGMMQNGSLPYPNGQQVPSNQQMPIDPLYLQGFQSKHTNFSSSEFIHEDACANASVRIRASLNYVPSIVYWSQIPMNYADDVLAHASAPETNPPPLPSEDTSNQDDVNIT